The Manihot esculenta cultivar AM560-2 chromosome 11, M.esculenta_v8, whole genome shotgun sequence genome includes a region encoding these proteins:
- the LOC110626945 gene encoding probable 26S proteasome non-ATPase regulatory subunit 3 yields the protein MTEDVEMKELPAPSNSTTTTSPSTLNHLKEIASLIETGAYAREVRRIVRAVRLTMALRRKLKAQVLSAFLNFALTPGSEPHNRLVSYLPKEDVHEMECDTASSVSQTPMKHPLPELEIYCYLLVLIYLIDQKKYNEAKACSSASVARLKNVNRRTVDVLASRLYFYYSLSYELTGDLAEIRGNLLALHRIATLRHDELGQETLLNLLLRNYLHYNLYDQAEKLRSKAPRFEAHSNQQFCRYLFYLGKIRTIQLEYTDAKESLLQAARKAPVAALGFRVQCNKWAIIVRLLLGEIPERTVFMQKGMENALKPYFELTNAVRIGDLELFKSVAEKFSTIFSSDRTHNLIVRLRHNVIRTGLRNISISYSRISLADVAKKLRLDSANPVADAESIVAKAIRDGAIDATLDHANGWMVSKETGDIYSTNEPQIAFNSRIAFCLNMHNEAVRALRFPPNSHKEKESAEKRRERQQQEQELAKHIAEEDDDEF from the exons ATGACCGAAGACGTCGAGATGAAAGAGCTCCCAGCTCCCTCCAATTCCACCACCACCACTTCCCCTTCCACTCTTAATC ATTTGAAGGAGATTGCTTCACTGATTGAGACCGGTGCCTATGCCCGGGAAGTGCGGCGGATAGTACGGGCTGTGCGCTTGACAATGGCCTTAAGGCGAAAGCTCAAGGCTCAGGTGCTCTCTGCCTTCCTGAATTTCGCTCTTACTCCGGGATCCGAGCCTCATAATCGGCTAGTCTCCTATCTTCCCAAG GAGGATGTGCATGAAATGGAGTGTGATACTGCATCATCTGTCTCTCAAACTCCTATGAAACACCCCTTACCAGAGCTAGAGATATACTGCTACTTGCTGGTGTTAATATATCTGATTGATCAGAAGAAATACAATGAG GCTAAAGCTTGTTCATCAGCAAGCGTTGCCCGTCTGAAGAACGTGAATAGGAGGACTGTTGATGTTCTGGCATCCAGGCTCTACTTCTATTACTCTCTTAGCTATGAACTCACTGGTGATCTTGCTGAAATCAGAGG TAACCTTCTTGCTCTTCACCGCATTGCAACATTGCGCCATGATGAGCTTGGCCAG GAAACACTTCTCAACCTGCTACTTCGCAACTACCTACACTACAATTTATATGATCAAGCAGAGAAGCTGAGGTCAAAGGCCCCCCGATTTGAAGCTCACTCAAACCAGCAG TTCTGTCGCTACCTCTTTTACCTGGGAAAGATCAGGACAATTCAGTTGGAGTACACTGATGCAAAGGAGTCCCTCCTTCAAGCTGCTCGGAAAGCTCCTGTTGCAGCCCTTGGTTTTCGAGTTCAATGCAATAAATGGGCAATTATTGTCAGATTACTCCTAGGAGAAATCCCTGAGAGGACTGTTTTTATGCAGAAGGGAATGGAGAATGCTTTAAAGCCATACTTTGAGTTGACAAAT GCTGTTCGGATAGGGGATTTGGAGCTCTTTAAATCTGTTGCTGAGAAGTTCTCAACCATTTTCAGTTCAGACAGGACTCATAATTTAATTGTTAGGCTGCGGCACAATGTCATAAGGACTGGACTTCGCAACATTAGTATTTCTTATTCTCGAATTTCACTTGCTGATGTGGCCAAGAAGCTAAGGTTGGACAGTGCAAACCCTGTTGCTGATGCTGAGAGTATTGTAGCTAAGGCAATACGAGATGGTGCAATTGATGCAACTCTTGATCATGCTAACGGGTGGATGGTTTCAAAGGAAACAGGAGATATCTACTCTACAAACGAGCCTCAAATAGCATTCAACTCAAGGATTGCTTTctgcctaaacatgcataatgaGGCAGTTCGTGCACTTAGATTTCCGCCAAATTCCcacaaagagaaagaaagcGCTGAAAAGAGAAGGGAGAGACAACAGCAAGAACAGGAGCTAGCAAAGCATATAGCCGAGGAGGATGATGATGAGTTCTAA